In one Niallia taxi genomic region, the following are encoded:
- a CDS encoding toxin-antitoxin system YwqK family antitoxin, giving the protein MENDMDILNKEYVLTHGVDFDEELWFTSYSDEILDNPEDEGGKPFTGLAYEVFDNGNLAYYCHYENGFAEGPNVNFYKNGMVKSIEYMIKGQTRGKRKVWHENGKLKYEGELKYGVCLKYSEWDNQGNLIGQKSSPAKDEVEYINRLTSRDKSE; this is encoded by the coding sequence TTGGAGAATGATATGGACATATTAAATAAAGAATATGTGTTAACACATGGTGTGGATTTTGATGAGGAGCTCTGGTTTACTTCATATAGTGATGAGATTCTTGATAATCCAGAGGACGAAGGTGGTAAACCTTTTACTGGTTTAGCATATGAAGTATTTGATAATGGTAATTTAGCATATTACTGTCATTATGAAAATGGGTTTGCAGAAGGGCCAAATGTTAATTTCTATAAAAATGGTATGGTTAAATCAATAGAGTATATGATAAAAGGACAAACAAGGGGTAAAAGAAAAGTTTGGCATGAAAATGGAAAACTTAAATATGAGGGTGAACTCAAATATGGTGTTTGCCTTAAATATAGTGAATGGGATAATCAAGGAAACTTGATTGGACAAAAGAGTTCCCCTGCTAAAGATGAAGTAGAATATATAAACCGATTAACTAGCCGTGATAAAAGTGAATGA
- a CDS encoding immunity protein YezG family protein — protein MSFEMELNKLYKKIAQQINDMIPSEWDKFWFNGEIKDEEGGVFFFFTPKGEEQHVFSHYIPRLYSVDKRVYNRELHQLFQLTVELQRVFIDNDQEPWFSITLVLTETGKLNVHFDYTNWHISEFGPTDRIKYFEHKYIRSNKEQQDLDLIMKMDKFIKK, from the coding sequence ATGAGTTTTGAAATGGAGCTAAATAAGTTATATAAAAAAATTGCACAGCAGATTAATGATATGATTCCATCTGAATGGGATAAATTTTGGTTTAATGGCGAAATTAAGGACGAAGAAGGTGGAGTTTTTTTCTTTTTTACTCCGAAAGGTGAAGAACAACATGTTTTTTCTCATTATATCCCAAGGTTATATAGTGTAGATAAAAGAGTATATAATAGAGAACTACACCAATTATTCCAGTTAACTGTTGAACTTCAAAGGGTTTTTATTGATAATGACCAAGAACCTTGGTTTTCTATAACATTAGTATTAACTGAGACAGGTAAATTAAATGTGCACTTTGATTATACAAATTGGCACATTAGTGAATTTGGTCCGACTGATAGAATTAAGTACTTTGAACATAAATATATAAGATCAAATAAAGAGCAACAAGATTTAGATTTAATAATGAAGATGGATAAATTCATAAAGAAATAA
- a CDS encoding immunity protein Imm33 domain-containing protein, with translation MKKFEKIIMGKTIIVTAEKELEPQIEILFAILEQVDPNKLIHGFSLQVGWSVYYLQERETGNFILTTPDYSRNPFEDITEDLTLALWVQLEQGHFLRKINVDGSSINFSDKIILSKGVLELEKIYLQRNGDVEKGDSGWYIGPIEDDNTTELYALYAYQLLKVKPEIIQVLALPNDYMVVFEGNEIKAVLNENDVDVFKDSL, from the coding sequence ATGAAGAAATTTGAAAAGATTATTATGGGCAAAACCATTATAGTGACTGCCGAAAAAGAATTAGAGCCTCAAATAGAAATTTTGTTTGCTATATTAGAACAGGTAGACCCTAATAAATTAATTCATGGATTCTCTTTACAAGTTGGTTGGTCCGTCTATTATTTACAAGAGAGAGAAACCGGGAATTTTATATTAACTACTCCTGATTACTCTAGAAATCCATTTGAAGATATAACAGAAGATTTAACTTTAGCATTGTGGGTACAACTAGAACAAGGTCATTTTTTGAGAAAGATAAATGTCGATGGTTCATCAATAAATTTTAGTGATAAAATCATACTTTCTAAAGGTGTACTTGAACTTGAGAAAATATATTTACAAAGAAATGGAGATGTTGAAAAAGGAGATTCAGGTTGGTATATAGGTCCTATAGAGGATGATAATACTACAGAGTTGTATGCTCTATATGCATATCAACTACTAAAAGTTAAACCAGAGATCATACAAGTTCTTGCTTTACCAAATGACTATATGGTTGTTTTTGAAGGTAATGAAATAAAAGCAGTATTAAACGAAAATGATGTAGATGTTTTTAAAGACTCTTTATAG